One genomic region from Pontibaca methylaminivorans encodes:
- a CDS encoding heme/hemin ABC transporter substrate-binding protein — translation MMRSIATRTGRGAAFALCLLAQPLQGAAADTADLSDASRILSVGGSITEIIYALGEQDRLVARDTTSTYPEDALKLPDVGYMRALSPEGTLSVDPDGIIMLEGSGPAEAIDVLREADIPIVTIPETFDLDGILEKIRAVGSALGVEDKAGSLAQRIERDIRAVMAETAGGEQPRILFVISLQAGKIMASGTGTAADGIIRMAGAENAITGYSGYKQLTDEALITAAPDIILTMEVDAADLATGEELHALPAIAATPAGKAGRIISMDGTYLLGFGPRTAAAIHDLALIIKDRPKDEQ, via the coding sequence ATGATGCGATCCATCGCCACACGGACCGGACGGGGGGCGGCTTTTGCCCTCTGCCTGCTCGCCCAGCCCCTGCAGGGTGCCGCCGCCGACACCGCCGACCTGTCCGATGCGTCGCGCATCCTTTCGGTCGGCGGCTCGATCACCGAAATCATCTATGCGCTTGGTGAACAGGATCGCCTGGTCGCCCGTGATACCACCAGCACCTATCCCGAGGATGCGCTGAAACTGCCCGATGTGGGTTACATGCGCGCGCTGTCGCCCGAGGGCACGCTCTCGGTCGACCCCGATGGCATCATCATGCTGGAAGGCAGCGGCCCGGCCGAGGCGATCGACGTGCTGCGCGAGGCGGATATCCCGATCGTGACAATCCCCGAAACCTTCGATCTGGACGGGATCCTTGAAAAGATCCGCGCCGTGGGCAGCGCGCTCGGGGTCGAGGACAAGGCCGGATCCCTTGCGCAGCGGATCGAGCGCGATATCCGGGCCGTGATGGCCGAGACCGCCGGCGGGGAACAGCCGCGCATCCTTTTCGTGATTTCGCTGCAGGCGGGCAAGATCATGGCATCGGGCACCGGCACCGCGGCCGACGGCATCATCAGGATGGCGGGGGCCGAGAACGCGATCACCGGCTATTCCGGCTACAAGCAGTTGACCGACGAGGCGCTGATCACAGCCGCCCCCGACATCATCCTGACGATGGAAGTGGACGCGGCGGACCTGGCGACCGGGGAAGAACTGCACGCCCTGCCCGCGATCGCCGCCACGCCGGCCGGCAAGGCGGGCCGGATCATCAGCATGGACGGCACCTATCTGCTCGGCTTCGGCCCGCGCACGGCGGCGGCGATCCATGATCTGGCGCTGATCATAAAGGACAGGCCGAAAGATGAGCAGTGA
- a CDS encoding FecCD family ABC transporter permease, with protein sequence MKDAAPEGDRSRRARLTMVGLALMLVAALLFSLSYGASDASALAVARDLLSAQDTGLSAHDRLIVYDIRLPRAVLGIMVGAALAVSGAAMQGLFRNPLADPGLIGVSAGAALGAVGVIVLGGTFLGPVTALFGRYTLPLAAFAGGLASTLLLYNVATRRGQTSVATMLLAGIALAALAGAVMGVLIFNADGRQLRDLTFWGLGSLAGATWAKVAASAPIVIAALAAMPFLARGLNGLAFGEAVAHHLGIPVQRLKNATIIAVAAATGACVAVSGSIGFVGIVVPHLLRLLIGPDNRYLLPASALLGASMLLMADSVARGIVAPAELPIGIVTALVGAPFFLWILLRRRSVVDL encoded by the coding sequence ATGAAAGACGCCGCGCCCGAGGGCGACCGCTCGCGGCGGGCGCGGCTCACCATGGTCGGGCTGGCCCTGATGCTGGTCGCGGCGCTGCTGTTCAGCCTGTCCTACGGCGCCTCGGACGCCTCGGCGCTGGCGGTGGCGCGCGACCTGCTGTCGGCGCAGGATACCGGGCTTTCGGCCCACGACCGCCTGATCGTCTATGACATCCGCCTGCCGCGCGCGGTGCTGGGCATCATGGTCGGAGCGGCGCTTGCCGTTTCCGGCGCGGCGATGCAGGGGCTGTTCCGCAACCCGCTTGCCGATCCGGGGCTGATCGGGGTTTCGGCCGGGGCGGCGCTCGGCGCGGTCGGGGTCATCGTTCTGGGCGGCACCTTCCTTGGCCCGGTGACGGCGCTGTTCGGGCGCTATACGCTGCCGCTTGCCGCCTTCGCCGGCGGGCTGGCCTCGACGTTGCTGCTTTACAATGTCGCGACCCGGCGCGGGCAGACGTCGGTCGCGACCATGCTGCTTGCCGGGATCGCGCTCGCGGCACTGGCGGGGGCGGTGATGGGGGTGCTGATCTTCAATGCCGACGGCCGGCAGTTGCGCGACCTGACCTTCTGGGGGCTCGGCTCGCTGGCCGGTGCCACCTGGGCCAAGGTCGCGGCGTCCGCGCCGATCGTGATCGCCGCGCTGGCCGCGATGCCCTTTCTTGCGCGCGGGCTGAACGGGCTCGCCTTCGGCGAGGCGGTGGCGCATCACCTCGGCATTCCGGTGCAGCGGCTCAAGAACGCGACCATCATCGCCGTCGCCGCCGCCACCGGCGCCTGCGTCGCGGTCAGCGGCAGCATCGGTTTCGTCGGCATCGTCGTGCCGCATCTGCTGCGGCTGCTGATCGGGCCGGACAACCGCTATCTGCTGCCGGCCTCGGCCCTGCTGGGGGCAAGCATGCTGCTCATGGCCGATTCGGTCGCGCGCGGCATCGTCGCCCCGGCCGAACTGCCGATCGGCATCGTCACCGCACTGGTCGGCGCGCCGTTCTTCCTGTGGATCCTGCTGCGCCGGCGCAGCGTGGTCGACCTGTGA
- a CDS encoding heme ABC transporter ATP-binding protein, translating to MIEIENLGVTLGGREILQDIALTATPGEVTAIVGPNGSGKSTLIKAVCGDLPSRGRIRINGRDLHAMAPWQAAEMRAVLPQSGVLAFPYTVREVVALGLSAGRAGSAETRDLPERALRHVDLDGFGGRYYQELSGGEQQRVQLARVLCQIWRPVLEGMPRWLLLDEPVSSLDIRHQLLIMGLARDYARAGGGVIAVLHDLNLTAMFADRIAVMRQGCIAATGRPGEVMTDRILSDAYDCDLHVSVPPRPWVPFVLPQAAGPASHGPAPSAAMPDP from the coding sequence ATGATCGAGATCGAGAACCTGGGCGTCACGCTCGGCGGCAGGGAGATCCTGCAGGACATCGCCCTGACCGCGACGCCCGGCGAAGTGACCGCGATCGTCGGGCCGAACGGATCGGGCAAATCGACCCTGATCAAGGCCGTCTGCGGCGATCTGCCCAGCCGGGGCCGGATCCGCATCAACGGTCGCGACCTGCACGCCATGGCGCCCTGGCAGGCGGCAGAGATGCGCGCGGTGCTGCCGCAATCGGGGGTGCTCGCGTTCCCCTATACGGTGCGCGAGGTGGTCGCGCTCGGCCTCAGCGCCGGGCGGGCGGGCAGCGCCGAGACCCGCGACCTGCCGGAGCGGGCGTTGCGCCACGTCGATCTCGACGGGTTCGGCGGGCGCTACTATCAGGAGCTTTCCGGCGGCGAGCAGCAACGCGTGCAACTGGCCCGCGTGCTCTGCCAGATCTGGCGGCCGGTGCTGGAGGGCATGCCGCGCTGGCTGCTGCTGGACGAGCCCGTGTCCAGCCTCGATATCCGCCATCAGCTTCTGATCATGGGGCTTGCCCGCGATTACGCCCGCGCCGGCGGCGGGGTCATCGCGGTGCTGCACGACCTGAACCTGACCGCGATGTTCGCCGACCGGATCGCCGTCATGCGACAAGGGTGCATTGCCGCCACCGGGCGCCCGGGCGAGGTCATGACCGACCGGATCCTGTCCGATGCCTATGACTGCGACCTGCATGTTTCGGTGCCGCCGCGCCCATGGGTGCCCTTCGTCCTGCCGCAGGCCGCGGGCCCGGCGTCCCATGGTCCCGCGCCGTCGGCCGCGATGCCGGATCCGTAA
- a CDS encoding TonB-dependent receptor domain-containing protein — protein sequence MTNKSIPLVRRRWRKRHAALLALTALTAPVIAQAQQSGEGTLTLDAITVTAGGFAQTVRDAPASVTIITSEELAKGSFTNLTDAIRNIQGVVATGTANEQDIYIRGLPGQYTLILVDGKRQNTRDARTNGSAGIEQSFIPPIAAIDRIEVVRGPMSSLYGSDAMGGVINVITKPVSDVWTGSMTAETTLQDEAGFKNSRQFSFYAAGPLIGDRLGLQLWARKFDRSASPIPDGLNGSDDYDFGGRLTWALNENNQLMLEAGKTLLTSEDYGDLGYRDNDRRHWSLTHKGQFGDLDTELSLSQEIGERTTYSRTALDTGWEENIRSPEVRNTVVDAKGSRPVEWFGTHNLTFGGQFIHTTVKDQNPGAQADLPEEDRFDEKFSLDEWALYAEDEWHLRDDFILTLGLRYSEHELYGGHITPRIYGVWDATPALTIKGGISTGYRAPDIRTITPGYAYTTGGRGCSGNTPPSCGVILGNPDLEPEQTTNFELGMIYEGTDFTLGATAFHTRFKDKLQQIRTTDQWTDGPQYTAPDGSLHYYDIFRNFNVDRAEITGLELTGDWILSPTLTARANYTYTRSRQKTGDFAGFPLARTPEHMANLRLDWQTPVEGLDSWLSANYHGSEIASGLRIGSNGRPVTINGESGQKYAPYTTVDIGMNYRLTESATVSAALYNVFNKDVQADEFNTVVEGRRLWLGLTSTF from the coding sequence ATGACCAATAAGAGCATACCGCTCGTCCGGCGCCGCTGGCGCAAACGCCATGCGGCCCTGCTGGCCCTGACCGCCCTCACAGCGCCGGTGATCGCGCAGGCCCAGCAAAGCGGCGAGGGCACCCTGACCCTGGATGCCATCACCGTGACCGCCGGCGGCTTTGCCCAGACCGTGCGCGATGCGCCGGCCAGTGTCACGATCATCACCAGCGAGGAACTGGCGAAGGGCAGCTTCACCAACCTGACCGACGCCATCCGCAACATTCAGGGCGTGGTCGCGACCGGCACCGCCAACGAGCAGGATATCTATATCCGCGGCCTGCCGGGCCAGTACACGCTGATTCTGGTGGACGGCAAGCGGCAGAACACGCGCGATGCCCGCACCAACGGCAGCGCAGGCATCGAGCAGAGCTTCATCCCCCCGATTGCCGCGATCGACCGGATCGAGGTGGTGCGCGGGCCGATGTCCTCGCTTTACGGCTCGGATGCGATGGGCGGTGTGATCAACGTCATCACCAAGCCGGTTTCCGACGTCTGGACCGGTTCGATGACCGCCGAGACCACCTTGCAGGACGAGGCCGGCTTCAAGAACAGCCGGCAGTTCTCGTTCTATGCGGCCGGTCCGCTGATCGGCGACCGGCTCGGGCTGCAGCTCTGGGCGCGCAAGTTCGACCGCTCCGCCTCGCCCATTCCCGACGGGCTGAACGGGTCGGACGATTACGATTTCGGCGGACGGCTGACCTGGGCGCTCAATGAGAACAACCAGCTCATGCTCGAGGCCGGAAAGACCCTGCTCACCAGCGAGGATTATGGCGATCTCGGCTATCGCGACAACGACCGCCGCCACTGGTCGCTGACCCACAAGGGCCAGTTCGGTGATCTCGATACCGAGTTGAGCCTGTCGCAGGAAATCGGCGAACGCACCACATACAGCCGCACCGCGCTCGATACGGGATGGGAAGAAAACATCCGCTCGCCCGAAGTCCGCAACACCGTGGTGGATGCGAAGGGATCGCGGCCGGTCGAATGGTTCGGCACGCATAACCTGACCTTCGGCGGCCAGTTCATCCACACCACCGTGAAGGACCAGAACCCCGGCGCGCAGGCGGATCTGCCCGAGGAGGATCGTTTTGACGAGAAATTCTCGCTCGACGAATGGGCGCTCTATGCCGAGGACGAATGGCACCTGCGTGACGATTTCATCCTGACGCTCGGCCTGCGCTACAGCGAACATGAACTTTACGGCGGTCATATCACGCCCCGGATCTACGGCGTCTGGGATGCCACGCCCGCGCTGACCATCAAGGGCGGCATCTCGACCGGTTATCGCGCGCCCGACATCCGCACCATCACGCCGGGTTATGCCTATACGACCGGCGGCCGCGGATGTTCCGGCAACACCCCGCCAAGCTGCGGCGTCATTCTGGGCAATCCCGACCTCGAACCCGAACAGACCACCAATTTCGAACTGGGCATGATCTACGAGGGGACGGATTTCACACTGGGCGCCACCGCGTTCCACACCCGGTTCAAGGACAAGCTGCAGCAGATCCGCACCACCGATCAGTGGACCGACGGTCCGCAATACACGGCACCGGACGGCAGCCTGCATTATTACGACATCTTCCGTAACTTCAACGTGGACCGGGCCGAGATCACCGGGCTGGAGCTGACCGGCGACTGGATCCTCAGCCCGACCCTGACGGCGCGCGCGAACTATACCTACACCCGTTCGCGCCAGAAAACGGGCGATTTCGCCGGCTTCCCGCTGGCCCGCACGCCCGAGCACATGGCCAACCTGCGGCTGGACTGGCAGACGCCGGTCGAGGGGCTCGACAGCTGGCTGAGCGCGAATTACCACGGCTCGGAAATCGCCTCCGGCCTGCGGATCGGCAGCAACGGCCGGCCGGTCACGATCAACGGGGAATCGGGGCAGAAATACGCGCCCTACACCACCGTGGATATCGGCATGAACTATCGCCTGACCGAAAGCGCGACGGTGAGCGCGGCCCTTTACAACGTCTTCAACAAGGACGTGCAGGCCGATGAGTTCAACACGGTGGTCGAGGGCCGCCGCCTGTGGCTCGGCCTGACCTCCACATTCTGA
- a CDS encoding cation diffusion facilitator family transporter produces MTRIHKIAAGSILVGLLVLGLKFLAYWLTGSIALYSDALESIVNVVTAVAALFAVWTSSKPADADHPYGHGKIEYFSAVLVGALIVVAALLIFREAYNGFRHPVPINPAPLGLLMNALAGVVNGVWCWRLLRWGRELRSPALVADGRHLLTDIVSSVGVLLGVVLVALTGWAVLDPALAAFVAVTVLWSGWQLLRDSIGGLMDVALPDAELDRIREIIALTADGALEAHDLRTRQAGPQTFVEFHLVVPGDMTVETAHAICDRVERAIRRELGQPHITIHVEPEEKAKHSGIVIS; encoded by the coding sequence ATGACACGCATCCACAAGATCGCCGCCGGCAGCATTCTGGTCGGCCTCCTTGTCCTCGGGCTGAAGTTCCTGGCCTATTGGCTGACCGGGTCCATTGCCCTTTATTCCGATGCGCTCGAAAGCATCGTGAACGTGGTCACGGCGGTGGCCGCGCTGTTCGCCGTCTGGACCAGTTCGAAACCGGCCGATGCCGACCATCCCTATGGGCACGGCAAGATCGAGTATTTCTCGGCCGTGCTCGTGGGTGCCCTGATCGTGGTCGCCGCGCTTCTGATCTTCCGCGAGGCCTATAACGGCTTTCGCCATCCCGTGCCGATAAATCCCGCCCCGCTCGGGCTGCTGATGAACGCGCTGGCCGGCGTGGTGAACGGTGTCTGGTGCTGGCGGCTGCTCCGCTGGGGGCGGGAATTGCGCTCGCCCGCGCTGGTGGCGGACGGGCGCCACCTTCTGACGGATATCGTGTCCTCGGTCGGGGTGCTGCTCGGGGTCGTGCTTGTCGCGCTGACCGGCTGGGCGGTTCTCGATCCGGCGCTGGCCGCGTTCGTGGCGGTGACCGTCCTGTGGTCGGGCTGGCAGCTTCTGCGCGATTCCATCGGCGGGCTCATGGATGTCGCCCTGCCGGATGCCGAACTTGACCGCATCCGCGAGATTATCGCCCTCACCGCCGATGGCGCGCTGGAGGCGCATGACCTGCGGACGCGCCAGGCCGGTCCCCAGACCTTCGTGGAATTCCACCTTGTCGTGCCGGGTGACATGACGGTCGAGACGGCACATGCGATCTGCGACCGGGTTGAGCGTGCCATCCGCAGGGAACTCGGACAGCCGCACATCACGATCCACGTGGAGCCGGAGGAAAAGGCCAAGCATTCGGGAATCGTGATAAGCTGA
- a CDS encoding baeRF3 domain-containing protein, with the protein MDALARDYPTLLAEREPPCLSLYQPTHRTIPDRQQDRIRFRNLVRELETSLQQKYPKREIAPLLAPFHDLAEDTEFWNHAQDGVAVFGAPGLFKVYRLQRSVRELAIVAESFHTKPLMRILQSGDRYHVLGIGRREMRLFEGDRYTLDEIEPAAGVPRTAGEVIGDQDTGPERSNRVYGSAGSQVTTSHGMDLRRAEMDNEAERFFRAVDAAVLTHHSQPTGKPLLLAALAEHHHRFRSISRNPHLLDEAIDVDVDAVPADDLRERAWRIILPRYLARLDGLIERFGTAQARHAGSVDLADIAREAVNGRIETLLVEADREIPGRFDDATGAIEFAPLEDPGVDDLLDDIGEHVLRMGGEVVIVPAESMPSDTGLAAIYRH; encoded by the coding sequence ATGGATGCGCTTGCACGCGATTATCCGACATTGCTTGCCGAACGTGAACCGCCCTGCCTGTCGCTTTACCAGCCGACCCACCGCACGATTCCCGACAGGCAGCAGGACCGGATCCGGTTCCGAAACCTGGTCAGGGAGCTTGAGACATCCCTGCAGCAGAAATATCCCAAACGGGAAATCGCACCGTTGCTGGCGCCGTTCCACGACCTTGCCGAAGACACCGAATTCTGGAACCACGCGCAGGACGGGGTGGCCGTCTTCGGAGCGCCCGGCCTGTTCAAGGTCTATCGCCTGCAGCGCTCGGTGCGCGAACTGGCCATCGTGGCCGAAAGTTTCCACACCAAGCCGCTCATGCGCATCCTGCAGTCGGGCGACCGTTATCATGTTCTGGGCATCGGGCGGCGCGAGATGCGCCTGTTCGAGGGCGACCGGTACACGCTGGACGAGATCGAGCCGGCGGCGGGCGTTCCGCGCACCGCGGGCGAGGTGATCGGCGACCAGGACACCGGCCCGGAACGGAGCAACCGAGTCTATGGCTCCGCCGGATCGCAGGTGACGACGAGCCACGGAATGGACCTGCGCCGGGCCGAAATGGACAATGAGGCCGAGCGTTTCTTCCGGGCCGTCGATGCGGCGGTGCTGACCCATCATTCGCAGCCGACGGGCAAGCCGCTCCTGCTGGCGGCGCTGGCAGAGCACCATCACCGCTTCCGCTCGATAAGCCGCAACCCCCATCTGCTGGACGAGGCGATCGACGTGGACGTCGATGCGGTTCCGGCCGACGATCTGCGGGAGCGCGCCTGGCGGATCATCCTGCCCCGCTATCTTGCGCGGCTCGACGGTCTGATCGAACGTTTCGGCACGGCGCAGGCCCGGCATGCCGGCAGCGTCGATCTTGCCGATATCGCCCGCGAAGCCGTGAACGGGCGGATCGAGACCCTGCTGGTCGAGGCGGATCGCGAGATTCCCGGCCGGTTCGACGATGCGACCGGCGCGATCGAATTCGCACCGCTCGAAGATCCGGGGGTGGACGACCTGCTTGACGATATCGGCGAACATGTGCTCCGCATGGGCGGCGAGGTGGTGATCGTTCCGGCGGAATCGATGCCGTCGGATACCGGGCTTGCCGCCATCTATCGGCACTGA
- a CDS encoding DUF2218 domain-containing protein yields MKIATTIATPHASRYLQQLCKHFGHKIETRYDAQSGTCRFPHSTVELNAHDGGLDISVTAADEDGLSSGCRVVWSHLARFAFREDLPEPHWTPPAA; encoded by the coding sequence ATGAAAATCGCCACCACCATCGCCACCCCCCATGCCAGCCGGTATCTGCAGCAGCTCTGCAAGCATTTCGGACACAAGATCGAAACCCGCTACGACGCGCAGAGCGGCACCTGCCGCTTCCCGCACAGCACCGTCGAACTGAACGCCCATGACGGCGGGCTAGATATTTCCGTCACCGCGGCGGACGAGGACGGGCTTTCCAGCGGGTGCCGGGTGGTCTGGTCGCATCTTGCGCGCTTTGCGTTCCGCGAGGATCTGCCCGAGCCGCACTGGACCCCGCCCGCCGCCTGA
- a CDS encoding MarR family winged helix-turn-helix transcriptional regulator translates to MRHDLPIQTTLEVRDRCLCLHLQRAARAIARRFDEALRPLGLNNGQYSLLMSLNRPEPPRISDLAAFLAMDRTTLTANTKPLARRGLLEIIPDERDRRSRRLRLTDAGRDLLVAAVPVWRATHDGIDRLLPDTDAAALRADLRRLSSPGGDRPRT, encoded by the coding sequence ATGCGCCATGATTTGCCGATACAGACGACGCTCGAGGTCCGGGACCGGTGCCTTTGCCTGCATCTTCAACGGGCTGCGCGTGCCATCGCGCGCCGCTTCGACGAGGCTTTGCGCCCGCTCGGGCTGAACAATGGCCAGTATTCGCTGCTGATGTCGCTGAACCGGCCCGAGCCGCCCCGAATCAGCGACCTCGCGGCCTTTCTGGCGATGGACCGCACCACGCTGACCGCCAACACCAAACCGCTGGCGCGGCGCGGCCTGCTGGAGATCATCCCGGACGAGCGCGACCGCCGCAGCCGCCGCCTGCGCCTGACCGATGCCGGGCGCGATCTGCTGGTGGCGGCGGTGCCGGTCTGGCGCGCGACCCATGACGGGATCGACCGGCTTCTGCCCGACACCGACGCCGCCGCCCTTCGGGCCGATCTGCGCCGCCTGTCCAGCCCCGGCGGGGACCGGCCGCGGACCTGA
- a CDS encoding VOC family protein, translated as MRIGHEPQEEMMPTSMSKAAAKAAETGISPLSPYLICDGAADAIEFYKTAFGAEEMFRLPGPDGRILHACLSINGASVMLNDEFPEAGVTGPNRLGGSPVSMNLIVDDADAWAARAEQAGAVVVMPVEEQFWGDRFGMVRDPFGHAWSLATPVRKVGMDELNRAAREVDMTCGESAQPGGA; from the coding sequence ATGCGCATCGGACACGAACCGCAGGAGGAAATGATGCCCACCTCGATGAGCAAGGCGGCCGCGAAGGCGGCAGAAACCGGGATCAGCCCGTTGTCACCCTATCTGATCTGCGACGGCGCGGCGGACGCCATCGAATTCTACAAGACCGCCTTCGGCGCCGAAGAGATGTTCCGCCTGCCCGGACCGGACGGCCGGATCCTGCACGCCTGTCTCAGCATCAACGGCGCCTCGGTGATGCTAAACGACGAATTCCCCGAGGCCGGGGTCACCGGTCCCAACCGGCTTGGCGGTTCGCCCGTGTCGATGAACCTGATCGTGGACGATGCCGACGCATGGGCCGCGCGGGCCGAACAGGCCGGCGCTGTGGTCGTCATGCCGGTCGAGGAACAGTTCTGGGGCGACCGGTTCGGCATGGTGCGGGATCCCTTCGGTCATGCCTGGTCGCTGGCCACGCCCGTGCGCAAGGTCGGCATGGACGAACTGAACCGGGCCGCGCGGGAGGTGGATATGACCTGCGGAGAGTCCGCACAGCCGGGAGGTGCATGA
- a CDS encoding DUF1428 domain-containing protein → MAYIQGFLLAVPAENKAAYRQMAEDSWAIFQRHGCLAMRECWGVDTPEGKETSFPMAVKRKDGEVVVFAWLEWPDRATCDRAAEAMQTEPMMQDMPEMPFDGMRMMWGGFEELVRRGGA, encoded by the coding sequence ATGGCTTACATACAGGGATTTCTGCTGGCCGTTCCGGCAGAGAACAAGGCCGCCTACAGGCAGATGGCCGAGGATTCGTGGGCCATTTTCCAGCGCCATGGCTGCCTTGCCATGCGCGAATGCTGGGGGGTGGACACGCCCGAGGGGAAGGAGACCTCATTTCCCATGGCCGTGAAGCGCAAGGACGGCGAAGTCGTGGTGTTTGCATGGCTGGAATGGCCCGACCGCGCCACCTGCGACCGCGCCGCCGAGGCGATGCAGACCGAACCAATGATGCAGGACATGCCCGAAATGCCCTTCGACGGAATGCGCATGATGTGGGGCGGGTTCGAGGAACTGGTCCGGCGCGGCGGGGCGTGA
- a CDS encoding VOC family protein, whose amino-acid sequence MTRNRICIWYDKEAEAAARFYAATFPDSRVTAVTRAPADYPSGRAGDVLVVEFTVAGIPCMGLNGGPGVTHSLAFSFQIETGDQAETDRYWEAITGNGGEENECGWCRDRWGVNWQITPRVLNEALSNGGDEARRAFAAMMTMRKIDVQAIEAALREGT is encoded by the coding sequence ATGACCCGCAACAGGATTTGCATCTGGTACGACAAGGAGGCCGAGGCGGCGGCGCGGTTCTACGCCGCGACCTTTCCCGACAGCCGCGTGACGGCCGTCACCCGCGCCCCGGCGGATTATCCCTCCGGCCGGGCCGGTGATGTTCTGGTGGTCGAATTCACCGTCGCCGGCATCCCCTGCATGGGGCTCAACGGCGGGCCGGGGGTGACGCACAGCCTTGCCTTTTCGTTCCAGATCGAGACCGGCGACCAGGCCGAAACCGATCGTTACTGGGAGGCGATCACCGGCAATGGCGGTGAGGAAAACGAATGCGGCTGGTGCCGGGACCGCTGGGGCGTCAACTGGCAGATCACTCCGCGCGTGCTGAACGAGGCCCTCTCGAACGGCGGAGACGAGGCAAGGCGCGCCTTTGCCGCGATGATGACGATGCGCAAGATCGACGTCCAGGCGATCGAGGCCGCCCTTCGCGAGGGCACCTGA
- a CDS encoding DUF5671 domain-containing protein: MSRHSDLHQFTRTALADGHPAEDIAAALAATGWSAGEIRDALGAWDIRPGLPPVPRRERTALTAGLALVEGLQLVALGMVVGHLVQLLLTLTDIFLPAAQPLSDWQLTSMRWPVAAIIVFLPLWLWSGWRTRPAPEQRRPALSVWIGHLTVFFAALTLLGDALAIIYRFLAGDMTAAFVVKAAAVALVAALVILAMQERRHD; the protein is encoded by the coding sequence ATGTCCCGCCACTCCGATCTGCACCAGTTCACCCGCACCGCCCTGGCCGATGGCCACCCGGCCGAGGACATCGCCGCGGCGCTTGCCGCCACCGGCTGGAGCGCGGGCGAAATCCGCGATGCGCTCGGCGCCTGGGACATTCGCCCCGGATTGCCGCCGGTGCCGCGGCGGGAACGCACCGCGCTGACCGCGGGACTCGCGCTGGTCGAGGGGCTGCAGCTCGTCGCGCTCGGCATGGTGGTCGGGCATCTCGTGCAACTGCTGCTGACGCTCACGGATATCTTCCTGCCCGCCGCCCAGCCGCTGTCGGACTGGCAATTGACCTCGATGCGCTGGCCGGTCGCGGCGATCATCGTGTTCCTGCCGCTCTGGCTCTGGTCCGGGTGGCGCACGCGGCCCGCCCCCGAACAGCGCCGCCCTGCCCTGTCGGTGTGGATCGGGCACCTGACGGTGTTCTTCGCCGCGCTCACGCTGCTGGGCGATGCGCTCGCGATCATCTACCGCTTCCTTGCCGGCGACATGACGGCGGCTTTCGTGGTCAAGGCGGCGGCGGTGGCGCTGGTCGCCGCGCTCGTCATCCTCGCCATGCAGGAGCGGCGCCATGACTGA